The following are encoded in a window of Rosa chinensis cultivar Old Blush chromosome 4, RchiOBHm-V2, whole genome shotgun sequence genomic DNA:
- the LOC112198753 gene encoding uncharacterized protein At4g02000-like: MGHTICTYLWPLDARLEDVPVHLLAIWVQAHGLPRGQMTLANAHTLGAVAGTVLNVENPNSVNGWRGFLRIRVNINTQNQVAPGVWIRCDSSPPLWIEFRYERISLLCYNCGRLSHSERFCNHARSSRAERLGVWMITPAARRLTSGTQSVGDRGWDRFHGQCFQARQSNQHYSSSYSIPHPLIQAPKQFFNTNQPLRRSTL; this comes from the coding sequence ATGGGACACACTATCTGCACCTACTTGTGGCCTCTCGACGCTAGACTTGAGGATGTCCCAGTCCACCTTTTGGCTATCTGGGTTCAGGCTCACGGCCTCCCTCGGGGCCAGATGACTCTAGCCAATGCTCATACTCTGGGAGCAGTTGCAGGTACAGTTCTTAATGTTGAAAATCCTAATTCTGTCAATGGATGGAGGGGTTTCCTTCGAATCCGGGTGAACATCAACACACAAAATCAGGTGGCCCCGGGGGTGTGGATCAGATGCGACTCCAGCCCTCCACTCTGGATTGAGTTCAGATATGAAAGAATCTCTCTACTCTGCTACAACTGTGGCCGACTCAGTCACAGTGAACGTTTCTGCAATCACGCTCGATCCTCAAGAGCTGAGCGATTGGGAGTGTGGATGATAACGCCGGCTGCTAGACGGCTGACTTCGGGCACCCAATCTGTTGGGGATCGGGGATGGGATCGCTTCCATGGACAGTGTTTCCAAGCCAGGCAAAGCAACCAACATTACTCCTCCTCATACTCGATTCCCCATCCCCTGATCCAAGCCCCTAAACAATTTTTCAACACCAACCAGCCTCTTCGTCGATCTACCTTGTGA